A portion of the Deinococcus carri genome contains these proteins:
- a CDS encoding peptidoglycan DD-metalloendopeptidase family protein — translation MRSYFFTVLALMGLSLAAASTVKVQPGDTLTRVAVRYGTTPQALSRANPGLNPQRLLAGTLLRLPTPMAPTWTVRRGDTLSQLAQRQGVTLSALLQANPKVNPRLPLQVGQRLTLPLAVSVRTRTSATAVVRPASVRVNGALPVQGRLTTPFRAAHSGLDLAAPAGTPIRATLPGNVIESRFDGQTGWGWTVVLDHGSGRTTRYSHNSVNLVAVGARVAAGQMIARVGSTGNSTGAHVDYRLYQQGQAVNPFGLQ, via the coding sequence ATGCGGAGTTATTTCTTCACCGTGCTGGCCTTGATGGGGCTGAGCCTCGCTGCCGCCAGCACCGTCAAGGTGCAACCGGGGGACACCCTCACCCGTGTTGCTGTCCGGTACGGCACCACGCCGCAGGCCCTCAGCCGCGCCAATCCCGGGCTGAATCCCCAGCGGTTGCTTGCTGGCACGCTTCTCCGCCTGCCCACGCCGATGGCACCGACATGGACGGTGCGCCGGGGTGACACCCTGTCGCAGCTCGCGCAGAGGCAGGGCGTCACCCTGAGCGCGCTGCTCCAGGCCAACCCGAAGGTCAATCCCCGCCTGCCGCTGCAGGTGGGCCAGCGTCTCACCTTGCCGCTGGCTGTCAGTGTCCGCACCCGCACGTCTGCCACAGCCGTGGTTCGCCCCGCTTCCGTCCGTGTCAATGGTGCGCTGCCGGTCCAGGGCCGCCTCACCACGCCCTTCCGGGCCGCTCACTCAGGCCTGGACCTCGCCGCCCCGGCTGGAACCCCCATCCGCGCGACCCTGCCCGGCAACGTCATCGAATCCCGCTTCGATGGTCAGACCGGGTGGGGCTGGACGGTCGTGCTCGACCACGGGAGCGGCCGCACCACCCGCTACAGCCACAACAGTGTCAACCTCGTGGCTGTGGGTGCACGGGTGGCGGCTGGTCAGATGATCGCTCGGGTAGGGAGCACCGGCAACAGCACGGGCGCACACGTCGACTACCGCCTGTACCAGCAGGGCCAGGCTGTCAATCCCTTCGGCCTCCAGTGA